The proteins below come from a single Vidua macroura isolate BioBank_ID:100142 chromosome 17, ASM2450914v1, whole genome shotgun sequence genomic window:
- the PDRG1 gene encoding p53 and DNA damage-regulated protein 1, with protein sequence MARDPAFVLRYLAEVEELAEDVLAARQQIVDLDVKRNRNREALRALHKDPEPDEKAMVCFGGMFIELPKAKTREMLQQDQEELDEEINNLRKELRVKVNRLYEAQGKPELKGFNLNPMSAEEMKLISRILEG encoded by the exons ATGGCCCGGGACCCGGCCTTCGTGCTGCGCTACCTGGCCGAGGTGGAGGAGCTGGCCGAGGACGTGCTGGCGGCACGGCAGCAG ATCGTGGACCTGGACGTGAAGCGGAACCGCAACCGCGAGGCCCTGCGGGCGCTGCATAAGGACCCGGAGCCCGACG AGAAGGCCATGGTCTGCTTCGGGGGCATGTTCATCGAGCTGCCGAAGGCGAAGACCCgggagatgctgcagcagg ACCAGGAAGAGCTGGATGAGGAGATAAACAACCTCCGGAAAGAGCTGCGGGTGAAGGTCAACCGCCTCTATGAAGCTCAAG GTAAGCCTGAGCTGAAAGGGTTTAACCTGAATCCCATGTCTGCTGAGGAAATGAAGCTCATCAGCCGCATCCTGGAGGGCTGA